A genome region from Clostridium pasteurianum includes the following:
- a CDS encoding DUF5067 domain-containing protein: MDKLKIKRLLLVLTIVFASCTLITACNIMNKPTEPQWDLKTRTYTDDKVKMTYIKIWAQDIKYDHYDNNQKSSIQTINVDGKDQIAIRVFWKLQNNSQKTISFKDLYKHAINGIPAASSVTQGGKKEDLLRIKTDSWPTEDGYYGEDDDHKDLKPGESVKVVDTYALKDTTTPIVIYFNKDWESIGSYKISWTGKAPYIYLNELTMDAITNANKMAETNKKEDAAQKDKLTKTLEGITVDENDKLTWTKADYDALVADYGGNGTKLTDVLAKYPHPRFKDKSDTDITLSYGDAGSDNAKHFISLSFQQVSGSASDFTLVSKSEKGLK, translated from the coding sequence CACTAATAACAGCTTGTAATATTATGAATAAGCCTACAGAACCACAATGGGACTTGAAGACTAGAACTTACACTGATGATAAAGTAAAAATGACCTATATCAAAATTTGGGCGCAAGATATTAAATATGATCACTACGATAACAATCAGAAAAGTTCCATCCAAACTATCAACGTGGATGGAAAAGATCAGATTGCAATTCGTGTATTTTGGAAATTACAAAACAATTCCCAAAAAACAATTTCTTTTAAAGATCTTTATAAACACGCCATTAATGGGATTCCAGCAGCCAGTTCTGTAACCCAAGGTGGTAAAAAAGAAGATTTGTTGCGTATTAAAACTGATTCTTGGCCAACTGAGGATGGATATTATGGAGAGGATGATGACCACAAAGATTTGAAGCCTGGTGAATCCGTTAAGGTAGTTGATACATATGCGTTGAAAGACACAACAACACCAATTGTAATTTATTTTAATAAGGATTGGGAAAGCATCGGCAGTTACAAGATAAGCTGGACAGGAAAAGCTCCATACATTTATTTAAATGAATTAACAATGGACGCAATTACTAACGCTAATAAAATGGCAGAAACAAACAAAAAAGAGGATGCAGCCCAAAAGGATAAACTTACAAAAACACTTGAGGGTATCACAGTGGATGAGAATGATAAATTAACATGGACCAAAGCAGATTATGATGCTTTGGTAGCGGATTATGGTGGTAATGGTACTAAGCTGACAGATGTTCTTGCAAAATACCCTCATCCTAGGTTTAAAGATAAGTCTGATACTGATATTACATTAAGCTATGGAGATGCAGGAAGTGATAATGCTAAACATTTTATATCTCTTAGTTTTCAACAAGTGTCAGGATCAGCATCTGATTTTACATTGGTCAGTAAAAGTGAAAAGGGCTTAAAATAA
- a CDS encoding MarR family winged helix-turn-helix transcriptional regulator: protein MDTDINNLARLINSIYRCNQVYFDKKLKEFNLTIGTYPYLLKLNRLPGISQNDISKELNVDKAMSARTVKKLIELGYVKKEENEEDTRAYRLYLTDKGKSIIPQIKKVIYELIHILVKGSNEEEIKISMQFLQKVLCNSKRCREHCCERMKKA, encoded by the coding sequence ATGGATACGGATATAAATAATTTAGCTAGATTAATAAATAGTATATATAGATGTAATCAAGTTTATTTTGATAAAAAGCTTAAGGAATTTAATCTTACCATAGGAACATATCCATACTTGCTTAAGTTAAATAGACTGCCAGGTATAAGCCAAAATGATATAAGTAAGGAACTAAATGTTGATAAAGCTATGTCAGCAAGAACAGTAAAAAAACTTATAGAACTTGGATATGTTAAAAAAGAAGAAAATGAGGAAGATACAAGAGCTTATAGACTTTACTTAACAGATAAGGGCAAAAGCATTATTCCACAAATTAAAAAGGTTATTTATGAATTAATTCATATTTTAGTTAAGGGAAGTAACGAAGAAGAAATAAAAATATCAATGCAGTTCTTACAAAAAGTTTTATGTAATAGTAAAAGGTGTAGAGAACACTGCTGTGAAAGGATGAAAAAGGCGTGA